The Rhipicephalus sanguineus isolate Rsan-2018 chromosome 7, BIME_Rsan_1.4, whole genome shotgun sequence genome includes a window with the following:
- the LOC119400496 gene encoding uncharacterized protein LOC119400496, with translation MMLLATVTAFLAAVAMATGSYGPQRRMTGRRVRRTVDALCGNEKFVNAVVRTMMDELRPVLTSTEPLVLGDGPECRGVRLLRGRLWGAASVHMREPMLLRCDPVRMAIDVHVALNNSEDRLRLGGLSQHLARL, from the exons ATGATGCTGCTGGCGACAGTGACCGCATTCCTGGCAGCCGTTGCTATGGCCACTGGAAGCTATGGACCACAACGTAGGATGACAG GTCGGCGCGTGCGCAGGACCGTGGATGCCCTGTGCGGAAACGAGAAGTTCGTGAACGCCGTGGTGCGCACCATGATGGACGAGCTCCGCCCCGTGCTCACTTCCACCGAGCCGCTGGTGCTGGGCGACGGGCCCGAGTGCAGAGGCGTGCGGCTGCTGCGGGGTCGCCTGTGGGGAGCCGCCTCGGTGCACATGCGTGAACCCATGCTGCTGCGCTGCGACCCCGTCCGCATGGCCATCGATGTGCACGTGGCACTGAACAACAGCGAGGATCGCCTTCGACTGGGAGGCCTCTCCCAACACCTTGCTAGG CTCTGA
- the LOC119400495 gene encoding myophilin: MRQLNKADVKQKEWEDDLQPHQRDNTKESQILIWIWNCLEMVSCLDYDQFLKDGVALCKLMNHVRPGSVNMEEVSSGNDFRQKRRNIELFLRAAKAYGVEERLLFQPEDLLFLRHLPRVTRCIYALGKLVSVDSGYSGPKLGEEPYDPVNAAAGRRRGGMPIGDDIYVAHVNVRDVIRRLPSLTEGEDVISVG; the protein is encoded by the exons ATGCGACAACTCAATAAGGCCGACGTGAAGCAGAAGGAGTGGGAAGATGACCTGCAGCCGCACCAG CGGGACAACACCAAGGAGAGCCAGATTCTGATATGGATCTGGAATTGCCTCGAGATGGTCAGCTGCCTCGACTACGACCAGTTTCTCAAAGATGGCGTGGCTCTCTGCAA GCTGATGAACCACGTGCGGCCGGGCTCGGTGAACATGGAGGAAGTGAGCAGCGGCAACGACTTCCGCCAGAAGCGGCGAAACATCGAGCTCTTTCTTCGTGCCGCCAAGGCGTACGGAGTCGAGGAACGCCTGCTCTTCCAGCCTGAGGATCTGCTCTTTCTGCGGCACTTGCCCCGCGTCACGAGGTGCATCTACGCCCTGGGAAAGCTGGTGAGCGTTG ACTCCGGATACTCGGGTCCCAAGCTGGGTGAAGAGCCCTACGACCCCGTGAACGCGGCGGCCGGCCGGCGCCGTGGAGGCATGCCCATCGGCGACGACATTTACGTGGCACACGTCAATGTTCGTGACGTCATCCGCCGGCTGCCATCACTCACCGAAGGGGAAGACGTCATCTCCGTCGGGTGA